The following proteins are co-located in the Streptomyces sp. NBC_00435 genome:
- a CDS encoding DMT family transporter, which translates to MTAQNSATLPSAIAVGATSTRRPVVGGTTLAAAGVVTFSLTFPGTAWGLESFGPWSLFGLRCLLAGLTAGAFLLALRVPVPVRAHWAGLVVVAGGVVVGFPLLTTLALRTSTTSHAAVVVGLLPLTTAIVSSLRTGARPSRRFWAAAVAGAVVVLAFTVAQSGGSLSGGDAFLFGALLVCAAGYTEGGRLARLMPGWQVIAWALVLCLPIGLLGSALGLAHEPVRLTWHGVAGLVWVAVGSSFLGLYIWYRGMAEIGAARASQLQLAQPLLTLLWSVLLLGERLSPAAPVAACAVLLCIAVTQRPERTART; encoded by the coding sequence ATGACAGCACAGAATAGCGCTACTCTCCCCAGCGCGATAGCAGTTGGAGCCACCAGCACCCGGCGGCCCGTGGTCGGCGGCACCACCCTCGCGGCGGCCGGTGTCGTCACCTTCTCGCTGACCTTCCCGGGCACCGCCTGGGGCCTGGAGAGCTTCGGACCCTGGTCCCTCTTCGGTCTGCGCTGCCTGCTGGCCGGACTGACCGCCGGCGCGTTCCTGCTGGCCCTGCGCGTCCCGGTCCCCGTCCGCGCCCACTGGGCGGGCCTCGTGGTCGTCGCCGGCGGCGTGGTCGTCGGCTTCCCGCTGCTGACCACCCTCGCCCTGCGGACCTCCACCACCTCGCACGCCGCCGTCGTGGTCGGACTGCTGCCGCTGACCACCGCGATCGTGTCCTCACTGCGCACCGGCGCGCGGCCCTCGCGGCGCTTCTGGGCGGCGGCCGTCGCCGGGGCGGTCGTCGTCCTGGCCTTCACCGTGGCCCAGAGCGGCGGCTCCCTCTCGGGCGGCGACGCGTTCCTCTTCGGCGCCCTGCTGGTCTGCGCGGCCGGGTACACCGAGGGCGGACGCCTGGCCCGGCTGATGCCCGGCTGGCAGGTGATCGCCTGGGCGCTGGTCCTGTGCCTGCCGATCGGCCTCCTCGGCTCCGCGCTCGGGCTCGCCCACGAGCCGGTCCGGCTGACCTGGCACGGCGTGGCCGGGCTCGTCTGGGTGGCGGTCGGCTCCTCCTTCCTCGGTCTCTACATCTGGTACCGGGGCATGGCCGAGATCGGTGCGGCCCGGGCGAGCCAGCTCCAGCTCGCGCAGCCGCTGCTGACCCTGCTGTGGTCGGTGCTGCTGCTCGGCGAGCGCCTGTCCCCGGCCGCGCCCGTCGCCGCGTGCGCGGTGCTCCTCTGCATCGCCGTGACACAGCGCCCCGAGAGGACCGCCCGGACCTGA
- a CDS encoding DUF1918 domain-containing protein has protein sequence MHATEGDQLVQHGRIVGQHDKLGEITQVLGENGTPPYRVRFTDGHEAVMSPGPDCVVTHPADHER, from the coding sequence ATGCACGCGACCGAGGGCGACCAGCTGGTTCAGCACGGCAGGATCGTGGGCCAGCACGACAAGCTCGGAGAGATCACCCAGGTTCTGGGAGAGAACGGCACCCCTCCCTACCGGGTCCGCTTCACGGACGGGCACGAGGCCGTCATGTCCCCCGGCCCCGACTGCGTCGTGACGCACCCGGCCGACCACGAGCGCTGA
- a CDS encoding glycoside hydrolase family 10 protein, giving the protein MVSIGRRGVLAGAAGVLAAAATAAPARAGRSPGAAGSIGAATAEFRGVWAATVQNVDWPSESGLSAREQRTELLALLDTAVERRLNAVILQVRPTADAMWPSAREPWSQWLTGEQGVDPGWDPLGTAVTEAHARGLELHAWFNPYRVANHTDTGLLVPEHPARRNRGWTVPYGGKLYYNPGLPEVRRFVQEAMLDAVARYPVDGVHWDDYFYPYPVEGREFDDDAAYEEYGRSFATRADWRRHNTDTLVREMSGRLRALRPATRFGISPFAVWRNSDRDPLGSPTQAGVSTYDDLYADTRKWVREGWIDYIVPQAYWQLGHPTADYADIVPWWADTVAGTRVQLYVGEALYRCDAESSTAAWRDPRELSRHLRFARGYPEVRGHAYFSAKQVDADPNGAMARVVADHYPTTAPVPPR; this is encoded by the coding sequence ATGGTGTCCATCGGGAGGCGGGGAGTGCTGGCCGGCGCGGCGGGGGTACTGGCCGCGGCGGCGACGGCGGCCCCCGCGAGGGCGGGCAGATCACCGGGGGCGGCCGGGAGCATCGGGGCGGCCACGGCGGAGTTCCGCGGGGTGTGGGCCGCCACCGTGCAGAACGTGGACTGGCCCTCCGAGAGCGGGCTCTCCGCGCGGGAGCAGCGCACCGAGCTGCTGGCCCTCCTCGACACCGCCGTCGAGCGCCGCCTCAACGCGGTGATCCTCCAGGTCCGGCCCACCGCCGACGCCATGTGGCCCTCGGCACGCGAGCCGTGGTCGCAGTGGCTGACCGGCGAGCAGGGAGTCGATCCCGGCTGGGACCCGCTCGGCACCGCGGTCACCGAAGCGCACGCCCGGGGGCTCGAGCTGCATGCCTGGTTCAACCCGTACCGCGTGGCCAACCACACCGACACGGGCCTGCTCGTCCCGGAGCACCCGGCCCGCCGCAACCGGGGCTGGACCGTCCCCTACGGCGGCAAGCTGTACTACAACCCCGGACTGCCCGAGGTGCGGCGCTTCGTGCAGGAGGCCATGCTCGACGCCGTCGCCCGCTACCCCGTCGACGGCGTGCACTGGGACGACTACTTCTACCCGTACCCCGTCGAGGGGCGGGAGTTCGACGACGACGCCGCGTACGAGGAGTACGGCCGGTCCTTCGCCACCCGCGCCGACTGGCGCCGCCACAACACCGACACCCTGGTCCGCGAGATGTCCGGGCGGCTGCGGGCGCTGCGCCCCGCGACGCGGTTCGGCATCAGCCCCTTCGCCGTCTGGCGCAACTCCGACCGGGACCCGCTCGGTTCACCGACCCAGGCGGGCGTCTCCACGTACGACGACCTGTACGCGGACACCCGCAAGTGGGTGCGTGAGGGGTGGATCGACTACATCGTGCCGCAGGCGTACTGGCAGCTCGGCCACCCGACCGCCGACTACGCCGACATCGTCCCCTGGTGGGCGGATACCGTCGCCGGCACCCGGGTCCAGCTCTACGTGGGGGAGGCGCTCTACCGCTGCGACGCGGAGAGCTCCACGGCCGCCTGGCGCGATCCGCGGGAGCTGTCCCGGCACCTGCGCTTCGCCCGGGGATACCCGGAGGTCCGCGGCCACGCCTACTTCTCCGCGAAGCAGGTGGACGCGGACCCCAACGGGGCGATGGCACGGGTGGTCGCCGACCACTATCCGACGACGGCGCCGGTGCCGCCGCGCTGA
- a CDS encoding 3-hydroxybutyryl-CoA dehydrogenase produces the protein MESSERHDVTDLPDDISRVGVVGCGQMGAGIAEVFARSGLEVMVAETTGEALELGRTRLHTSLTRAAERGKISEEERDATLARLSFTTDLGEFADRDLVIEAVVENEQVKTEIFQVLDQVVTRPDAILASNTSSIPLVKLAVATSRPDQVIGIHFFNPAPVQQLVELIPALTTSDETIKRAEALVGGALGKHAIRAQDRSGFVVNALLIPYLLSAIRMFESGIASREDIDNGMELGCAHPMGPLKLADLIGLDTVASVADSMYAEFKEPLYAAPPLLQRMVDAGRLGRKTGSGFYPYA, from the coding sequence ATGGAGAGCAGCGAAAGGCACGATGTGACGGACCTCCCAGACGACATCTCACGCGTCGGCGTAGTGGGCTGTGGCCAGATGGGCGCGGGCATCGCGGAGGTGTTCGCCCGCAGCGGTCTCGAGGTGATGGTCGCCGAGACCACCGGCGAGGCCCTCGAGCTCGGGCGGACCCGGCTGCACACCTCGCTGACGAGGGCCGCCGAACGCGGCAAGATCAGTGAGGAGGAGCGGGACGCCACCCTGGCCCGCCTGTCGTTCACCACCGACCTCGGCGAATTCGCCGACCGTGACCTCGTCATCGAGGCGGTCGTCGAGAACGAGCAGGTCAAGACGGAGATCTTCCAGGTCCTCGACCAGGTGGTGACCCGCCCGGACGCGATCCTCGCCTCCAACACCTCCTCGATCCCGCTGGTCAAGCTGGCCGTCGCGACGTCGCGTCCCGACCAGGTCATCGGCATCCACTTCTTCAACCCGGCCCCCGTGCAGCAGCTCGTCGAGCTGATCCCGGCGCTGACCACGAGCGACGAGACGATCAAGCGTGCCGAGGCCCTGGTCGGTGGCGCGCTGGGCAAGCACGCCATCCGCGCCCAGGACCGCTCCGGCTTCGTCGTCAACGCGCTCCTGATCCCGTACCTGCTGTCCGCGATCCGGATGTTCGAGTCGGGCATCGCGAGCCGCGAGGACATCGACAACGGCATGGAGTTGGGCTGCGCCCACCCGATGGGCCCGCTGAAGCTCGCGGACCTCATCGGTCTGGACACGGTGGCCTCGGTGGCCGACTCGATGTACGCGGAGTTCAAGGAGCCCCTGTACGCGGCTCCCCCGCTGCTCCAGCGAATGGTCGACGCCGGCCGCCTCGGCCGCAAGACCGGCTCGGGCTTCTACCCGTACGCCTGA
- a CDS encoding NUDIX hydrolase, which produces MQWMNLSEQTVYKNRWFDVNLADVELPDGRHLDHFVIRLRPVAVATAVNEANEVLLLWRHRFITDSWGWELPAGVVEDGESLESAAAREMEEESGWRPGPLRHLMTVEPSNGLTDARHHLYWADGATWTGHPEDDFESSRREWVPLKLVPDMIARGEVPAANMAAGLLLLHHLRLG; this is translated from the coding sequence ATGCAGTGGATGAACCTGAGTGAGCAAACCGTGTACAAGAACCGCTGGTTCGACGTGAATCTCGCCGATGTGGAACTCCCCGACGGCCGGCACCTGGACCACTTCGTGATCCGGCTGCGCCCGGTGGCCGTCGCCACGGCCGTCAACGAGGCCAACGAGGTGCTGCTGCTGTGGCGCCACCGCTTCATCACCGACAGTTGGGGCTGGGAACTGCCCGCCGGGGTCGTCGAGGACGGCGAGTCGCTGGAGAGCGCCGCCGCACGGGAGATGGAGGAGGAGTCGGGCTGGCGGCCCGGCCCCCTGCGCCACCTGATGACCGTCGAGCCGTCCAACGGGCTGACCGACGCCCGCCACCACCTCTACTGGGCGGACGGGGCCACCTGGACGGGCCACCCCGAGGACGACTTCGAGTCCTCGCGCCGCGAATGGGTACCGCTCAAGCTGGTCCCCGACATGATCGCGCGCGGCGAGGTCCCGGCCGCCAACATGGCGGCCGGGTTGCTGCTCCTGCACCATCTGCGGCTCGGCTGA